TATCTGCCCCAAGGCTGGGGCTCCTGGCCCTGTAAGACTCCCCTCCCATGAGGCCATTCCCTGTGGGAGAGTGGGGGGCTGGGTCCCCCCATGCCCTGAGCTGTGTGGCTGGGAGAGCTCCCCCCCATCCCTGGGCAGAGCCCATCTCCCCTCCCAGGCTGGGGTGCCAGGGGCCCCTAGCCACTGGCAGGGTGCTGTGCCAGTGAGGAGGCCCTGCGGGATGCATGAGTGTGGCTGTTGCATTTGTCCGTGGTTTGTTTGTCGGGGTGTGCccatctgtctgtgtgtccataTCTCAGGAAATAaagctctgcacacccagcttGGCTGCTCAGGGTGGGAACTGGCGGGGATTGGGGGTGCTGCTGCCCACCACCGCTTTCACATGCCAAAAGGACTGTCTCCTCCCAGCATAAACTCTTTATTTCTCTCGTTTGGCACAAATGGAACCACCCCTGCCCGGCCCTACAGGGGTGTAGGATCAGACCCCTGCACCCTCACACTGGGCTCATTGTCCTCCTGCACCCCAGTCTCTGCCTGTCCCGGGCTCAGAGCTCAATGGTGTCACTGGAGAGGCTGCGGGAGTCCACCGCCTTGCCAAGGGCTGGGGAGGCGTGGGGACCCTCGCGCTCCCAGCCGGGTGCTCCAGCGGGCACCAGGAGAGGGGCACGGCTGGGCGCCTCGTCCAGGGGCAGGCTGTCGGGTGAGGACAGCCCATGACGCCAGGGGTTCCAGCTGATCTTCAGTGAGCTGCTCTCCAGCGAGCTGGCTGAGGCGGTGACGGTGACAGTGACGGTGCCGGGGGGCTGGCGGGGGCCGGGCAGCTCCGTGAGCGAGCTGCAGCGCACCATGCGCCCCAAACTGGGGGTCTTGTCAGGGGCTGGAGAGCCGTGCAGTGAGGAGCCGGAACCGCGTCGGGGCCGGCTGAAGAGGCCGTCGTGCAGGAGGTGGCGGCGGCAGAGCGCTTGGTCGATGCTGCGGCGCAGGTCGATGGGGGACGGCGGGCGGAAGATCAACTCTCCCAGGGAGGGGGACGAGCCCTGCTCAAATGCAGCGCAGGAGCGGGCGGCCAACATGTTGGGGCACTTGGGGCTGAGCCCCGGCATCCCGGTACCAGCTGCCCAGACCTCGTTGCTGTCCTTCAGAGCCCGCAGGGGCAGCTGCTCCGCCGGGTTGCGGATGAGGTTCTTGGAGATGTCGTTGGCGGGTGTTCGCTCCACACCGGTGCCACCGGTGCTGCTACCGGCCCAGTCGTAGCAGTTGTTGGGGTATTCGGGTGCTTCAGCTTTGCGGCCGGCGCAGAAGTACCGCAGTGCCTTGGCCCAGCAAGAGTGGCCGGCGGGGCTCcggcggcggcaccggcggCACACAGGCTCGGCGGCGGCCGCCAGCAGCGCCACGGCCGTGCCCACCTCGCCGATCcgcagccagagctgtgccGCCCAGCCGGGCCGGGAGAAGCGCCCGTGGGGCCCCAGGACCCCTCGCAGCCACGCAGCGCTATAGAGCTGCAGCCCGCAGAGCGGCAGCCCCGCCACCGCTGCCGCCAGGAGCGCCCGCGCCCCCGGCTGCGGCCCCGGCCCCTCGCAGGGCGCCCGCAGCACCcgccagcacccccagagcccccccagcagcagcagaggccCGGCCAGGCAGCAGCCCAGCGCCTGCAGCCCCAGCGCGGCGGTGAGGCCCAGCCGAGGCGGCAGCAGGTCGGCGGCCCCCATCACCGCACTCTGCAGGGCAGCAAGAGTCCCCAGCGCCGGCAGCCCCCGCAGCCgggatggcagcagctggagctgggccaggcgCTGCAGCCGCTGGAGCAGGAGGGCAAAGGCGGCGAGCAGCAGGGGGAAAGGGGCTGTgttgagcagcagcagggctggagtgtGCAGACGGCCCCGTGCCCCATAGGgatccagcagcaggaaggtggCCCGCAGCAGGCAGGCGGCcaacagcagcccctgggctcccACAACGTGGGGAAGGTGTGCGGGCCGCAGGATGGCTGTCCCCGCCAACACGGCCAGGCAGCCCAGcgccagcagcaggaagacGGCAGCCAATCCATAGACATGGGCCTCCCAGGAgaagcccagctgctgctgcagctcggCCCAGCGCAGCCCGGTCGCGTTGGCACCCGGCGCCGGGGGGGCACGGCTGGACTGTGGCTGCGGCGATGATGGATCTCGGGGGACTGGCTGAGGCGTTATCCCTGCCCGTCGCCACGTGGCGGAGGGGGTCGCAGTGCTGGTCGCTGGGGTCTGCGTCCCTGGCGTGTCTGCAGgtaggaaggaggaaggaggtcAGGGGGAAGTGGGGGGCTTAGTGGCACTCGGCCCACACCTGCACTCCACCCTGGGGTGCATCAGCTGTGGCACCCCAGCACTGACCGGGGGTATGGCCTGTGCTGGCTCGGGCTATGCCCACCGGCGCATCCCGGGGCTCTCTGTCAGGACGCGCAGTGCAAGGGGTGGCACATCCTCGGTCACGTCCCCCGCCCCCTTGGGGAAACCCCCACCCACCGAGCATTTAGTGCTAATCCCGGCTGGCAGGAGTAGATTAGGGCCGTTGTCAGGTGGCAATCCTGATTGAAGGTGTCACTGTGTCCCGGATGGGCAGCCCAAGATAGCTGCCATCCCCCCGCAGCCCCGACGCCCCAGGGATGGGCTCCCGCAGCATCTGCAGAACGGATGAGCTTGGACGCCGCCCTGTATCACCTGGATGCCTTGTCCCGAGCGTCCCCGTGGTGGGATGTGCCGTTGGCTGTGGGGTCGTCTTGGTGTCATTCGGGACGCTCACAGGGCCCACGGCGCCCCGGACCTGCTGCGGGGAGCCGACGTCCTCCTCGGGCAGCAACCCTGcaagagagagcagagcagggcgCTGATACCTGCGGGGGCTTGGACCCCGCCGAGGGATCCCCCCGCACTGCGCTGGCTCCTACCTCTGCTCGGGGTACTGGGGGTGGCCGTGCTGGAGACGGGGGATGGCGCAGGGCCGGTGCTGAGGACAGGCCCTGCGGCGGGCTGGGGTCCCCGCTGCCCCGTAGTCCCAGGGTCCGTGCGTGGGGCTGCATCCCCAGGGGTGGTGGTGGCGGCGCTGAGTGGGGCCCTCCGGGTGCTGCGCTGGTGGGGCGGGAGCACTCGAGTCCAGGGCTCGGCAAGCCCCCAGGACGGGGCTGTGTGGCGCAGCCGTGGGGCAGAGCTGGACAGGGccggggaggggctggggggccctcccgtgtccccccagctgcccaccGGCTGcgcagagccagggctggcatGGGGACCCCAGGTTGGCCCCGCGTCTGTAGAATTGGACACAGGGGCTGTGCCCAGTGGGACCGACTGGCTGCTGGCTGAAGTGAGTTGTGCATCCTGAGAAAGGCCCGGGGCGGCTGTGTGGCCCTCCATCGCTGTGTGGGCATCTGCTGTCCTCATCCCCGCTGCCAGCCTGGCGTCCGGGTCAATGGCAGATACGGTTGGCTGAGGGTTGGGTCTGCCGACTCTCTTGGAGACACCTTGCCTGGACAAGGACaggtcctgccctgcccagggtgACTCTGGAGAGTCTGCCTCTCTGTCCGTGGacacctcagagcctgctgtccccagtgcagagctgtggggcagggagctgTCCTGGCCTTCAGCCTCGTGCCCTGGCCAGGCAGCAAATGGCTCGTCTGCCACAGCCGGGACTGTGCTGCCATCCCTCCAGACCTTGGTATCAGCTTCTGTCACAGTGGTTTCCATCTCCAGGGGTGCCCTAGTGCCATCCCCCGCCTGCAGCGGTGGGGACCAGTGCACGGGGTGCTTGACCCCCCAGCGCTCACTCCTTGGGGCCCCGGCACCGCTCGGCTCCCCCGATGCCTCCCAGGTGGGGGATGGGCCTGGCcattgctgtccccaggcagggctgtgcaaGGGGTCCCCACCTAAGGACAGCCCTGCCGGCAGCACCCCCTGGGTCTTGGCAGGGACTCCGGTGGCCAGGAGCATCCCCCAGGTGACAAGCTGTGCTGCAGTCATGGTGAGGACCGAGTCGACCCTGTGGGGGTGGGAGTCTGGTGAGCTAGGATCCACTGCAGCTACTCAGGTAAGTCGTGCAACTGGCCACGAGGCTGCTGTGCCACTGGCCAGGGAGAGAGACAGTGGCTTGGCTGTCCCTTCCCGGCTAGCCCTGGGCTCTGTTCCCAGCCGTACCCACCCCCAGAGGCCCCATTCCCAGTCTTCTCTTTCCCGGTGTCTCCTGGTGTTCCTCATCTCGGTATCTCCGGTGTGGGTGGTCCTTGGCGCTTAGTGGTCCCGACCCCCAGTATCCACGCTGTCCCTGTCCTAGTGCTCCATCCCCAGTGCCCTCTCCTCGGTGCTCAATCCCGGCGTCCCgcccggtgtcacctccccggttctccatccccagtgtcctcGCCCCATGTCCCCGCTGCcggcggccccgctccgccgcgCACCGTTCACCTTGGCGCGTCCCGGCCGCATCCCGGCGGGGATGCTCGGCCCGGTGCCCCGCGCTGCCGCCGCACACACGGCTCAGACCCGCCGGGCCGGGAACGGGGCCGGGACCGCCAGGGTGCTGCGGCGGTGGCCCCGCGGCGCGGTGCGGGTTACCGGCGGGGCTGCGCAGCGGAGTCGGGCCGCGACTGGTGCGGGGCCACAGCGGGGACAGTGCGGCCGCCGCATCCCGCCGACCCCGCCCGCAGCGCGCCGGGCCGGCTCCGCCGCTCGGTGCCCGGTGCGCGGTGCGCGGGCCGCGGTGCCCcctcccgccgcccgccgcAGCAGTGGCGGCCCCAGTACTGGTGCCCCGGGAGCCGCAGTCCCCCGCGCTGAcctgccggtgccggtgccggtgcaggcgggccgggctctgcggcggagcgggcggcggcggcggcggcagccgGTCACGCGCCGCCCCGAGCCGCGGGCACCCGCGCGGGAGCCCGCCCGCACCGGGAGGGGGGGCGCGGGGCACGGCCGAGGCCGCCGCCGGGACGGGATCCGCGGGGCCGGGCACGGGGGCGGGCGGGTCCGGGGGGCTCAGCTGGGGTAGACTCCCGGGGACGGGATCCCCGTGGCGCAGATCCTCCGGGACGTGGACTCCGGAGGGGCGCCAGGGCAGGTTCTCGGGGGCCAGGACACGGCGGGGCGGCGGAGGGGGGATGCCGCTCGCGGGGCAGTCAGGACTGCCCGGAGCGAGCAGCGCGGTACCAGCGGGCTGTGTCCGAGGCTGGTCCCGCGGCCCCCAGGGGTaggaggggggagggggcagTCGGACCCACTAACAGGGTCCCGAGGAAGGTCTGGGGGGCCTCTACCCCACACCTGCCCCACGCTTGTCTCCCAGCTGCCCGACACGGATATGCAGCACCCTGGTAGCCAGTGGGCTGTGGGACCCTGCCAAGGTTCAGGTAATCAGTTAATCTACTTAATTGTCCGGCTGGAGaactgcccaccctgccagggctTGAGCTGGCAATGGTACGGCCATGGCGTCAAAAAGTCACATCAGCTTAGGACCATGTCTTGCATGGTGACACCTGCactccagctccctgcctgcacCTCAGCAGTGCTTGAGCCGCCGAAGCCTCGGTGAAGTCCTGCCACACCATCGCTCTTCTCTCGTCAGGCCAGCAGGGACATGTGACACCTCAGGTCCCCATGGCAGCACCTGTGTGCTGGCAGTAGCACACAGTGCCCCAtgcctgctccctgccaccTCTCCATTCTCGGGGCAATGTGTTCACCACCAGTGCATGAGGCATTTCTGGTCCCTAATCCACACTCTTCTGTGGGGTCAGGGGGCTGTGGCAGCCAGTTGAGCACAGGGTCCAAGAATCTGGGCAATGCCGGCACCCTGGGCCCCAGAAAGCAGGCGGGGCAGGCAGCTAGTCTGAGGATTAGTGCTGGGGAGGCCGCACAAGGGGAGAGTGCAAAGTGATCCTGCACCACACCACgcactgccagcactgggcACCACCACGGCTGGATGGTCTCATGCTGAGGaaggtgcagctgcagtgctgagtGTGCAGTGGGATTATGGGAAGAGAGCAGGATCTAAAGCACCTTTAGCACaaggcaggagcacagcagccacCTCCACATCCTCGGTGCTGTCAGAGGTTTCCTCCTCTGCCAAGTGACTCACTGGCAGATGAAATGCTGAGCCCTCtactctgtgctgctgcagcagccacctGCCTGCCGCTGCTCAGCTGGGGATGCTGGGTGGAGGATACAGCCAGTTCTCTCAACCCCTGTGCCTGTGGCCACCTGGGTGTCACAGGCTTTTGATCACTGTTTTCCTCATTCTCCTGGGTTCTCCCCCAAGAAAGCTCCAAAACTCCAGGTTCAGAGTTTCAGAGAAAGTTGCCCTGATTAAATGCCCTGACAGACTGGAACGCAacttatctttttttcctgaccaCTGTATGTGTTTTATGGTTCTGCCCTGTGCCCTCCACACTTCTTCTTGGCTGTGCTTGCAACCACTCCCTGGTTGAAAGGTGGGGCAAGACCCCTACAAACATCGGTACTGGTAGCTCCATGGAGGCAAAGGCCAGGAGAAACCACGCTTACCTGGGGTATGGCTGATCCAGCAAGGAGCCAGTGACAGTGAGCTGGGAGTACAGGCTGGGAGGCAGGACCAGCTCCACCAGGGTGCAAGCAGAGTGTCTGGGAAATCTGCTGCCATACAGCATGCATGCTTCCATTTTTATCCAgcaaggctgggagaggagctgccaTCGTCACAGCCATATTGGGTCAAATGCTCTTGTTGGCAGCTAAAACCCTGGAGGACCCTGAGTGGAAATAGGCAGGGGGACTGTGGGGACCAGGGTGGCACCCTGGGGCTTCATCCCATTCACCAGGGAAGTTTTCCTATGCAGGGGGAGGCATTGCCGGCTGCTCTTGCTGTTACACCTCCATCTCCAGGGATTTTGTTTTGCACTGTGTTCCAATGTGTGCGTGTGgcaaggagctgcagggatCCCCAGGGTGGCCCTGCATTGCACCCCACGGCACTGAGGCTCCATCTCGGCTTGCCAAGGAGccagtccctgctctgcctctgcacAGGGGCTTGCAGCAGAcacctccagaggtccctccAAGCTCAGCCATGTGCTGCCAAGCTCTCTGCATCCAGACCAGGGGCTGCACAGAGACCTGCACCCGTCCTTGCCAATCCCAAAGTGCACAGGGTGGCAAGCCCACCAAGCAGGTTTTGCCCAGTGAAGgccgtgctggggctgctggggaggcaGGTACACAAGGGCAatgtgaaacaaaacaaacagccaTTGCTGCTGGCAGCCATCACCAATCACCTCTGCTGACAGGGGTGTCCCGAGGCTCTGGAGGCTCCCCATCTCTGACTACCACCCTCCACTTTCTCCTTGTTGATTAACATCACTGGACCAATGTTAAATCAGAAGGGTGAAGGTTTCCGTCTTTAAACACTAGAGAGGAGCTAAAAAAAGGATCCTCCCAGTTCCACAATCCAGGGAAGTTAAACAGCTAAAGAGCAGCTGCCTGTTCTCCTGCTGGAATAGAGAGGACTCTGTCTctccccaccaaaaaaaccaacaacataGAGACACTGGGCTTTGGTGAACGTGAGTTTATTAAAGCCAGAAAAAGGGATCCCAGCAATTTTCCTTGGAATGACAAAGCTGGATAATTCGATTTGTGGCAATACGGTTTCGTCAACaccaaaatgtttcttttgctgGTAATATTTCAGATCAAAAATCAAACGTGACACAAATGCCCGAAGCAGTGGGAGCTGCCCACAGTCACAGCTGGGTACCCTGAAAAGAGTTACTCTGTGAGAATTGGGACTGTCTAACATCTTATCTGCTGGATCTACCTGTCCTATCTTTGGTCTCTCAGAACCACTGCCCTTGAAAAGGGTATGTTGGAGAATTACTTAATCAGCCAAGAGATACAAAAGACAAATAaagtagaaacaaaataatgtcCTGGAATCTCTGAAACCGAGGAATTTAAGCCTGTAAGGAGAAGAGATACAATAGTGGATGATCCTGAGATTCTGGGGTTTGGTTTTCCTCAGTTAAACCTGTCCCTGCCCAAAGTTCACAAACAACTTCTGAGACAAATCTGAACCTGACGGAAATCAACTAGAACAACACTACTCTACTAAAATCCTGAACTTTCACAGAACAAACCAACACAAATACTACAAGTAAGAAGCAGAGTGAAGCCTCTGGCCACAGAGATAGCATTATATAGACCTAGCTGAAGAGTTTCCAATAGATCTCAAATCTGACTGAGCTgaccctctgctctgccagccctcTCCTCCGTGGGAATGTCAGGTACTTCATTGCTGTGTAAATGCTAAGGTAACTCAAGCCCATGGCatctctgctgggagcagggaagtAAAGCAATACAAATCCTTCAGCTTTCCAAGCCAGGGAAGAGCCCTGCTTAGACCCCACATAGTCCCTTACAATACCTCAAACTGGGCAATAGCATTTTCAAGCATCCAGTCAGAGTCTTGCCTCTGACTAAGCAGGTAACACACTTAGAGGAATAAACTGCAACTGAAATGTTCATCCTGCACTAAGGGCTCCAAGCATGAAACAAACCCCTTCAATCAGAAGAATCACAATCAAACAGTAAAGAGCAACAGTCTGTGTTCTGCTGAGCCAGTGGATTGACAGGATGCGGTTTCTTGGAGCTTGAGGGGCTTTGGAGGCTGAAGCAGCTCATTTGCTTTACACCCTTTGTGCTACACAGGGAAACTACATCATCCTCAGGAGAGGAATTCAAGAGATACCTTTTTACACTGGAAacattaattgtatttttagtttcaggacttctctttcttctgcttgCAAGTTGTTGCAGGCTTTTATCAGAGCGTGGCACTGGTGAGAAACTCTTTGTAAGCCCCAGCTGAGCACTATTGAGGATCTGCTGATGAGGAGCTGCAAAAACCAGGTCAGAGTTTTCTGAATTGAGATCAACCAAGTAtctgggaagggatttttttctgcagctttccaagtcaATAATCCCATTTGCCTTCCTCTGCTTCAGCCCACCGTCAGCACATCCAGAGTGTTCGCCTTTCCTCTTAGTGGAGCAGGTTTTCTTTCTccctatttcttttttccaggacATCCTTCCTGgactctgttttgttttgttccctACAGCTGCCTTCTCCACCTTGTGGTCTGTGAACCAGTTGCCGTGTCTTTGCCTAGGTGTAGCTTTCTGTGCAGAATGGTGGCAaacttgtggctgctgctgctgtgatggtCTCAGGGGTTTAAACCCCCGAGTGTCTCTCCTGAATGCCTTCCTCAGTGGGGTTGGTAGAGGCACTTCCAGTGGTAcagcattttgtttcttctgacTATTCCCCAAAAAGTgtctgccagcccagcacatGCAAGGATggtcagcacagctctgtgtctcCAAACTACATTTCACCTCCTGATGAAAGGTGTTATCTCTGCCACAGGCTGCTGTAGCAATGGGGCTGGCTTTGTCTCCTGAGGCTGAGTTTAGGTTAGATGTGCTATCTCCAGTGACCTGGTTCCTTCCAGGAGAGTCTTCCTGTTGCTGCCCCGCTGTCACACAGGGGAAATGAGACCAGCCTGAGCAGCTGCAAACTCCCCTGCCTGGGCAGCATGGCATGTGTGTGTGCTCCTTACTTAGGAcacagtgctggcacagctcagggtAGGTCTGGAAAGACTTATCTATCATTTGAGGGGGCAGGCTGGCACTAGACACAAGTGTATGCTGCTCAGCTGAGCTATTACATAGCTTTGGGAAGCCAAGGTCTTTATACACTTCCAGGAGCTGGTTTTTCAGCTGGGCTGGCAGTGACTCCACACTTTCCTTCAGCAGTTGGATACTGGATTTCATATCCAAAATCTCCATATCTTTCTGGGGAAGCAGAAGGCAAAGCAGAAACAgtaaaaaacacacaaaaaagcacAATAGTAAGAAAGTTTTAGGTATCATGTGTCAGTTTGTTATTGACCCAAAGATTAGCAATTGTATCTTCCTGTGTAATAGATATCCTCAAAGTATCCCACAAAGGTGAGAGGTTTGGGACTGGAGATCCCCCTAACCCACTGTGTGCCCCCTCTCCTAGGAACACTGCCTTGTCACATGCTGGTGTGATACATCCTTGTCAAAAGCAATTCCTGCAGCAGGGCCTTTGGAGAAATCAGACCTGATCAGGAGGCCTTTGACAGTTCATTCTTGTATCTCTCACATccacttgttttcttttcatgtcttttttcctctccctggcaGAAGGGACAAGGTGCTGTGCTTCTGCGAGGTGCTTTCCCCTCACAGACATGCACTGCACCATCACCTCCAGCAAAGGCATGTGTCAGGTGAGGAAGCAGTGAGTGCTCCATCACAGCCTGCCACAACAAGGCACTGTTGGCTTCTTCTCTTACTGGTGGGGGTTTCATCAGAGCTTACAGCACTGTTAGCCAGTGCTTGGGTAAGCCTCTGTCAGTGTCTGGCCTAGAATTAgcattttaatatatctttcctctttcattaTAACAGGAGCAGTCTGCTTTATAATCCACCATTCAAAGGGAATTTAATATTCGGTCAGTATTTTGAAGAAGCAGGAGAGATTCAGAATGAGGATTCAGAataaaagattaatttcttcACTTACGGCTGCAAGTCTCCTCTCCATCTCCAGCAGTGCCTGCTCCATTTGACTTTTATCTGTCAAAGCTTTCAGCATCAAGCTAGAGTGACTTTGAAGAGCATCTTCCACTAAACAGGGAAATCAATAAAAAACACATTTGGTCTTTCATTTGTAAATGTGAATAAACTGCCATCAGTACTATTGCTAATTTCTGCATGGCTTGGCATGAATCACCATATGAATTCTCCTGCTGTGATCTCCCCAAACCCTGAGCAATGAGCAATGGGGTGGATTTTTAATGCGAGACACTTGAAATTTATAAGATGCTGCACATAGGCCAAACCTCATTTACTGCCCTCTGGTAATGTGgcagctggagaagagaggCTGTGCAAAGCTGCAGAATTTTGTAGGCTGAATGCAGGGAAGGCTGAGGCTTGGTTGTCTGCCAGGTGCACAACAGGCATAGCCAAGGCAGGGGGACCCCAGTATAGCTGATCCACCCCTGCATAAACAACAGTCTCATGCAACCAGGTGATGGTAAATGGGGCTTGAGCAGGATAGAGGTGTAAGAGGTTAATGGCTAAAAAGGGCAACCAGAGAAACTGTGTCAAAAATGCACAGAAGGctgaaaactgaaggaaaattgctggAAGGAATAGATGGAAGTTATGAAGGAGTGTGCAAAGAATTGGAATTTCCATTTTCTGGTCATGGGAAAAGATGGGGTCAGAAACCACCTGAATCAGGCAACCGTGCACAGCACTTGGTAGTGGGAGCCCCAGCAGAGTCTTGTGGAGGCACAGGCTCCCTGGGAGGGTTTCAAATTGGAGCAAGTTGCTCTTGGGTTCAGTCAGCCTTGTTGAAAAACTGATAAAACAGGGTTTGTGTTATATGATTGGATAAGAATATAACTCCCCCATACAGCTTCAATTACTCTAATAGGAACCACTGCTGCGCCTAATACACTACAGGATGGGAACACAGTTTGCAGTGTGTGTGGAGATTGGAGATGAAAAATCTTTAGCAGTCTTGTGGAAGTCTACTTTAAAATTGTAAATTAGGACAGAGAGAAAGAGCTGAgaaagagcagagggaaagagctAAACATGTCTGGTCTTTCCTATGAAGGGTGCAGGAAGGTGTGTACAGATGGTGTGGAATGTTGGCTGGTCGTCATAAAGCAGGATCCAAAGCACTCTTGCTAAAGTAAAGCACTGCCAAACCAATGGGCCAGGATAACTGAAAGCCTGGAGTGCTGGAGCACTGCATTCCtgataaaaatcagaataaagcCTACATTTCAACAAGTTGCTACAAGAGCTCTGCAATTAATGAATCTTCTTTTGATACAGGTCCAAGGTGTTTGATTGACTTTGAGGTCAGAGGAGCCAtctgcagctgttcctgctcacCAGTGTTTATCTCAGCTCCTCAGTGAGCACCTCTTGCCCCACAGTGCTGTGCTCACAGGCTGCAGAACTGCAGGGCACTGGGgatcccttctcctcctgctcagcTATTTTCATTAAGCTTCCAGGGACTTAATTATCTCAGTGAGCTGTGCCCTTCTGTCAAACTGTCAATGGAATTTGTTAGAGCTAAAAACTAttagcagcaggcagaaagtgATTGTACAGgctttgtttctgtgaaaaaaaaaaaccagggatgttttaaaattttgagaaggaagaaaggaaaaaaatctgagcaGTTATGGGCTTAGTAATTTGTTCTCATATGGTGGAAGGTTTTAGAGCAGACTTTGAGGAGAAAAGTACTCAAAGATATGGAGAGAAATTGAATAAGAACAAGATTTTATAAAAGGTGGATTGTGATTTAATGCACTAAGGCAAGGCAGGTGACTTCTTTGACAAAGACAACACAGTGGCCATTCTGTAGATTCAAACAAAGCTTTTCAGTAGAAGTTGTCATGtaatacaaaaaggaaaaaaaataagggtAAACTTAAAAAGCAAGCTTCAATTAAAGGGAAAACATCAGCTCTTGAGCTGAGTGGCATGAGGGGACAAGGCAGCCCAGAAAGAAGCTCACCAAGGCCTTCTCATGAGCCAAACAGGCTTAAAATCTGCTTTAGTCACCTTGGTACAAAAGCCAAAGGGCA
The genomic region above belongs to Poecile atricapillus isolate bPoeAtr1 chromosome 9, bPoeAtr1.hap1, whole genome shotgun sequence and contains:
- the IHO1 gene encoding interactor of HORMAD1 protein 1, producing MNFNVWNIKEMLSTPTALGPNKFSMRSSTASDYSSLSDSQLLFGSQFCPENVQSAAAPLELGTQLGQQNSQDSEPSIFTKYQTKPQLFDEETREKGSLNFGTGRVKNVLENFEVNKNKIKDKYDRETLSSFISSIKDRLQELKVCFEKFEEMLDSKLKSSLVCQETLSKSLEDALQSHSSLMLKALTDKSQMEQALLEMERRLAAKDMEILDMKSSIQLLKESVESLPAQLKNQLLEVYKDLGFPKLCNSSAEQHTLVSSASLPPQMIDKSFQTYPELCQHCVLSKEHTHMPCCPGRGVCSCSGWSHFPCVTAGQQQEDSPGRNQVTGDSTSNLNSASGDKASPIATAACGRDNTFHQEVKCSLETQSCADHPCMCWAGRHFLGNSQKKQNAVPLEVPLPTPLRKAFRRDTRGFKPLRPSQQQQPQVCHHSAQKATPRQRHGNWFTDHKVEKAAVGNKTKQSPGRMSWKKEIGRKKTCSTKRKGEHSGCADGGLKQRKANGIIDLESCRKKSLPRYLVDLNSENSDLVFAAPHQQILNSAQLGLTKSFSPVPRSDKSLQQLASRRKRSPETKNTINVSSVKRYLLNSSPEDDVVSLCSTKGVKQMSCFSLQSPSSSKKPHPVNPLAQQNTDCCSLLFDCDSSD
- the PRRT3 gene encoding proline-rich transmembrane protein 3 — protein: MAWVRLPPPPSYPWGPRDQPRTQPAAPRTRPPPCPAPRIPSRRRPRPCPAPPLPVRAGSRAGARGSGRRVTGCRRRRRPLRRRARPACTGTGTGRVDSVLTMTAAQLVTWGMLLATGVPAKTQGVLPAGLSLGGDPLHSPAWGQQWPGPSPTWEASGEPSGAGAPRSERWGVKHPVHWSPPLQAGDGTRAPLEMETTVTEADTKVWRDGSTVPAVADEPFAAWPGHEAEGQDSSLPHSSALGTAGSEVSTDREADSPESPWAGQDLSLSRQGVSKRVGRPNPQPTVSAIDPDARLAAGMRTADAHTAMEGHTAAPGLSQDAQLTSASSQSVPLGTAPVSNSTDAGPTWGPHASPGSAQPVGSWGDTGGPPSPSPALSSSAPRLRHTAPSWGLAEPWTRVLPPHQRSTRRAPLSAATTTPGDAAPRTDPGTTGQRGPQPAAGPVLSTGPAPSPVSSTATPSTPSRGLLPEEDVGSPQQVRGAVGPVSVPNDTKTTPQPTAHPTTGTLGTRHPDTPGTQTPATSTATPSATWRRAGITPQPVPRDPSSPQPQSSRAPPAPGANATGLRWAELQQQLGFSWEAHVYGLAAVFLLLALGCLAVLAGTAILRPAHLPHVVGAQGLLLAACLLRATFLLLDPYGARGRLHTPALLLLNTAPFPLLLAAFALLLQRLQRLAQLQLLPSRLRGLPALGTLAALQSAVMGAADLLPPRLGLTAALGLQALGCCLAGPLLLLGGLWGCWRVLRAPCEGPGPQPGARALLAAAVAGLPLCGLQLYSAAWLRGVLGPHGRFSRPGWAAQLWLRIGEVGTAVALLAAAAEPVCRRCRRRSPAGHSCWAKALRYFCAGRKAEAPEYPNNCYDWAGSSTGGTGVERTPANDISKNLIRNPAEQLPLRALKDSNEVWAAGTGMPGLSPKCPNMLAARSCAAFEQGSSPSLGELIFRPPSPIDLRRSIDQALCRRHLLHDGLFSRPRRGSGSSLHGSPAPDKTPSLGRMVRCSSLTELPGPRQPPGTVTVTVTASASSLESSSLKISWNPWRHGLSSPDSLPLDEAPSRAPLLVPAGAPGWEREGPHASPALGKAVDSRSLSSDTIEL